The Coregonus clupeaformis isolate EN_2021a chromosome 13, ASM2061545v1, whole genome shotgun sequence genome includes a region encoding these proteins:
- the LOC121579665 gene encoding CCR4-NOT transcription complex subunit 6 — translation MPKEQYDPPDPRRMYTIMSTEEAANGKKSYWAELEISGKVRSLSTSLWTLTHLTALHIGDNSLSRIPPDIAKLQNLVYLDLSSNKIRSLPAELGNVVSLRELLLNNNQLRVLPFELGKLFKLQTLGLKGNPLVQEILNLYQEHDGTRKLLNYLLDNLAGTKRVNSEQPPPRSWIVLAEPDRTRTAALFSVMCYNVLCDKYATRQLYGYCPSWALNWEYRKKSIMQEIMNCNADIISLQEVETEQYYNYFLPELKDQGYEGFFSPKSRARTMSECDRKHVDGCAIFYRTEKFSLVQKHTVEFNQLAMANSEGSEAMLNRVMTKDNIGVAALLEVRKEMMEESVGKSLHGMEKQLLLVANAHMHWDPAYSDVKVVQTVMFLSEVKNIVDKATRSLKLSSVSGETNTVPLVLCADLNSLPDSGVVEYLSSGGVDSTHKDFKELRYIDSLTNFNCNGKNGTSNGRITHSFKLKSAYENGLMPYTNYTFDFKGIIDYIFYSQPTLNVLGVLGPLDPHWLHENNISGCPHPHIPSDHFSLFAQLELLLSYPSSVNGIHLPGRR, via the exons ATGCCCAAGGAACAATATGATCCGCCAGACCCGAGGCGGATGTACACAATAATGTCCACTGAGGAGGCAGCCAACGGGAAGAAGTCATACTGGGCTGAGCTCGAAATTAGTG GTAAAGTGAGGAGTCTGAGCACCTCATTATGGACGTTGACTCACCTCACTGCTCTTCATATCGGCGATAACTCCCTCTCTCGTATCCCGCCCGATATTGCCAAACTTCAAAACCTGGTGTACCTGGACCTCTCATCCAACAAGATCAGGAGCCTGCCCGCCGAGCTTGGCAACGTGGTGTCTCTCAG GGAACTTCTTTTAAACAATAACCAGTTGCGGGTTCTACCTTTTGAGCTCGGAAAACTGTTTAAGTTACAAACACTGGGGTTAAAAG GAAACCCACTTGTACAAGAAATATTGAACCTCTACCAGGAGCATGATGGCACGAGGAAACTGCTAAACTACCTTCTGGACAATCTGGCAGGGACCAAACGAG TCAACTCAGAGCAACCCCCACCCAGATCATGGATTGTCCTGGCAGAGCCTGACCGGACACGAACAGCAG CCTTGTTTTCTGTGATGTGCTACAACGTGCTGTGTGATAAGTACGCCACGCGTCAGCTCTACGGCTACTGCCCCTCCTGGGCCCTCAACTGGGAGTACAGGAAGAAGTCCATCATGCAGGAGATCATGAATTGCAACGCTGATATCATCAGCCTACAG GAAGTGGAAACAGAGCAGTACTACAATTACTTCCTACCGGAGCTGAAGGACCAGGGTTACGAGGGCTTTTTCAGCCCCAAGTCCCGCGCCAGGACCATGTCGGAGTGCGACCGCAAGCATGTAGACGGCTGCGCCATATTTTACAGAACTGAAAA GTTCAGCCTCGTGCAGAAACACACGGTGGAATTCAACCAGCTGGCTATGGCGAACTCTGAGGGCTCAGAGGCCATGCTCAACAGAGTCATGACCAAGGACAACATTGGTGTGGCTGCTCTTCTAGAGGTGCGCAAGGAGATGATGGAGGAGTCTG tgggGAAGTCTCTACACGGCATGGAGAAACAGCTCCTCCTGGTGGCCAACGCCCACATGCACTGGGACCCGGCGTACTCTGACGTCAAGGTGGTCCAGACCGTCATGTTCCTGTCTGAGGTGAAAAACATAGTGGACAAGGCCACGCGCAGCCTCAAGCTCTCCTCCGTCTCCGGGGAGACCAACACCGTCCCACTCGTCCTGTGTGCTGACCTCAACTCACTGCCTGACTCTG GTGTGGTGGAGTACCTGAGCTCGGGCGGAGTGGACAGCACCCACAAGGACTTCAAGGAGCTGCGCTACATCGACAGCCTGACCAACTTCAACTGCAACGGCAAGAATGGCACGTCCAACGGCAGGATCACCCATAGCTTCAAGCTGAAGAGTGCCTACGAAAATGGCCTGATGCCTTACACCAACTACACCTTTGACTTCAAG GGCATCATTGACTACATCTTCTACTCTCAGCCTACGCTCAATGTGTTGGGGGTTCTGGGTCCCCTGGATCCTCACTGGCTCCATGAGAACAATATCAGCGGCTGTCCCCACCCCCACATCCCCTCCGATCACTTCTCCCTGTTTGCACAACTGGAGCTGCTCCTTTCCTACCCGTCATCAGTCAACGGAATCCACCTGCCAGGGCGCAGGTAG